A region from the Parabacteroides sp. FAFU027 genome encodes:
- a CDS encoding DUF4419 domain-containing protein, giving the protein MNKFHFLLISFFYLSSSVVYAQEKAPSGKRFLVSNVVQPKAMLETESVVTAFEAKLHKKISYYPTEFSSKQLVYCANNGLIETLQQCYDQHRPLILSPDIIWLAICQGTSIHINQHFKDFESVIFKKDKPNEIVINNDSLEFGEKHWQKLINDFSRETQKYTQDDYYNFFVPAFSTTTAIEQRAYQITMLEAFKKAFTYIGETGCGIPNITLTGSKKDWLAIYNRLDQLDKIGLSEWRKELKPIVQEFINVYDDKINMQFWQSIYKSASTYGAVYVSGWIVKLYPYIKEIELTKEKDSTGEKAKAIEKILPNQFLKGNSYRLSTLQTDNFPSGIAKIDIIWKNYYKQTTETLEACSGFMGIRQYQDKSLMPVIAWALCKKDAQIIEDREPTADTLTLNIPHKKDYWSPLVCDKLVTPAQYDIRTYKTHQEGIDYIRKRIENAILNNKEFKQNKLSNIKVKLIILTNGDIADGSIKCNNKMLADFVRKEMTSLPGKWTPALAYPQDFFDEELTEQEMKLKVRVNSKVEFTLFIN; this is encoded by the coding sequence ATGAATAAGTTCCATTTCCTACTAATTTCGTTTTTCTATTTAAGCTCTTCTGTTGTATATGCTCAGGAGAAAGCCCCATCCGGAAAACGATTTCTCGTTTCCAATGTTGTACAACCAAAGGCAATGCTGGAAACAGAAAGTGTAGTTACCGCATTTGAGGCTAAACTTCATAAGAAAATCAGCTACTATCCGACAGAATTCTCCTCTAAACAATTGGTTTATTGTGCCAATAACGGACTTATCGAAACCTTACAGCAATGTTATGACCAACACCGTCCATTAATTCTTTCACCGGATATTATCTGGTTAGCCATTTGCCAGGGAACCTCCATCCACATTAACCAACATTTCAAAGATTTCGAATCGGTTATCTTCAAGAAAGATAAACCCAATGAGATTGTAATAAACAATGACAGTCTCGAATTTGGCGAAAAACACTGGCAAAAACTGATCAATGATTTCTCCAGGGAAACACAGAAATATACGCAAGATGATTATTACAATTTCTTTGTGCCGGCTTTTTCCACGACTACTGCAATCGAGCAAAGAGCTTATCAAATCACCATGCTTGAAGCGTTCAAAAAAGCATTTACCTATATCGGTGAAACAGGTTGCGGAATTCCCAATATTACCCTGACCGGATCAAAAAAAGACTGGTTAGCGATATACAACAGGCTAGATCAATTGGACAAGATAGGTTTGTCTGAATGGAGAAAAGAGCTTAAACCAATCGTTCAGGAATTTATCAATGTGTATGATGATAAAATCAATATGCAGTTCTGGCAATCAATCTACAAATCTGCATCGACTTATGGCGCAGTGTATGTATCCGGATGGATTGTAAAGCTTTACCCTTATATCAAGGAAATTGAGTTGACAAAAGAGAAAGATTCCACCGGCGAAAAAGCCAAAGCAATTGAAAAAATCCTACCTAATCAGTTTCTCAAGGGAAACAGCTATCGTCTCTCCACCTTACAAACAGATAATTTTCCTTCCGGAATTGCGAAGATTGATATTATCTGGAAAAACTATTACAAACAGACCACCGAAACACTCGAAGCCTGTTCCGGATTTATGGGAATCAGACAGTATCAGGATAAATCATTGATGCCGGTTATTGCCTGGGCTTTATGTAAGAAAGATGCTCAAATTATTGAAGACCGAGAGCCAACCGCTGACACTCTTACGCTTAATATTCCCCACAAAAAGGATTATTGGTCTCCGCTAGTTTGCGACAAACTTGTCACACCGGCACAATACGATATACGAACCTATAAAACTCATCAGGAAGGAATCGACTATATCCGCAAACGGATTGAAAATGCCATCCTGAACAATAAAGAATTCAAACAGAATAAACTATCAAATATAAAAGTAAAGCTAATTATCCTGACCAATGGCGACATTGCCGACGGAAGCATAAAGTGTAATAATAAAATGCTGGCTGACTTTGTACGAAAAGAAATGACCTCCCTACCTGGCAAATGGACTCCCGCCCTGGCTTATCCGCAGGACTTCTTTGATGAAGAATTAACTGAGCAGGAGATGAAACTCAAGGTCAGGGTAAATAGCAAAGTGGAATTTACATTGTTCATTAATTAA
- a CDS encoding YciI family protein: MKTKEYILFFRMDITTPEAQPTAEQMAVYMEQWSQWIEGIVAQDKMVSGNHLSPDGFVLKTNDAIAAGPYISEKQSVAGYIIVQANDMDEALSLAKDCPILQGEGTSVEVREISNT; encoded by the coding sequence ATGAAGACGAAAGAATACATCCTCTTTTTCCGGATGGACATCACCACTCCGGAAGCTCAGCCTACCGCAGAGCAAATGGCCGTTTACATGGAACAATGGAGCCAATGGATAGAAGGCATTGTCGCACAGGACAAGATGGTCAGCGGCAATCACCTTTCACCGGACGGTTTTGTGCTGAAAACGAACGACGCTATCGCGGCCGGGCCTTACATTTCAGAGAAACAATCCGTGGCGGGATACATCATCGTTCAAGCCAATGATATGGACGAGGCATTGAGCCTGGCGAAGGATTGCCCTATCCTGCAAGGTGAAGGCACGAGTGTGGAAGTACGGGAAATCAGCAATACGTGA